A single genomic interval of Spirosoma taeanense harbors:
- a CDS encoding ABC transporter permease, translating to MLRNYLKIAFRNLLHSKSFSAINILGLSVGLSCCMLLLLYIRSELSFDKHHQHADNLYLVGSKATVGQSSGQEFPMASAPYGPALEAEYPEVAQMARLFATDDKALLQVREPGKPLLSFYEPKGYQVDSTFFDLFSYQFTEGNPKTALNDPHSVVLSDEVAQKLFGNTAALGRIIRIGGEAGNGEEFKVTGVYRNAAAHSHIDARFFLPLSAGGIGSFLREGRLDFANNNMFLTYLRLQPVGGKPADPKPLAEKFPAFIEKYARADLKSVGFDRQLFLVPVPDLHLYNGFQSVVTPTSSMIYLYILGSIALFTLLIACINFMNLSTARSAKRAAEVGVRKVMGAEQGALIRQFLGESMVLTLLALLIALALVAICMGLFNQLTGKTLSVLEMFEPPILLLFLGLALATGLVAGSYPAFYLSMFNPARVLKGGAQAGGVTNSLSVVALRRGLVVFQFMVSVALVLASFVIQEQMRYLREKPLGFTQDQQIAIPFRSAESRSVYTAFRSEILRNNQVVSAAGTQFYPGIPNYSDMVFHRPDQTVEQGHDIRTNRVDFDYLQTVGVKLKEGRLFSRTFPGDTNNRIIVNEATLSKFQIADNKAIGQRLNFTWQGETTPFEIVGVVKDFHFEDLHKRIEPFAFMLNPRPNFNYIIVHVNAADMQPVLAFLEQKWKSVSPDEPFEFTFLNEDFQKNYQAEVQTSQIVRTFTIISILISCLGLFGLAAFAAQQRTKEIGVRKVLGASVGNIVMLLSNDFLKLVLIAILIASPLAWYAMNRWLQEFAYRIDIPWWVFVIAGGLAILIAFLTVSFQSIRAARMDPVKSLRAE from the coding sequence ATGTTACGCAATTATCTGAAAATTGCCTTCCGCAATCTGCTCCACAGCAAATCCTTTTCGGCCATCAACATTCTGGGATTGTCGGTTGGTTTATCCTGCTGCATGCTATTACTGCTCTATATCCGCAGTGAACTCTCGTTCGACAAGCATCATCAGCATGCCGACAACCTGTATCTGGTCGGTTCAAAGGCGACCGTTGGTCAGAGTTCGGGGCAGGAGTTTCCAATGGCTTCGGCACCGTATGGGCCAGCGCTCGAAGCAGAGTATCCGGAGGTCGCCCAGATGGCCCGCCTGTTTGCTACGGACGACAAAGCTCTGCTACAGGTGCGTGAGCCGGGTAAGCCGCTATTGTCGTTCTACGAACCGAAAGGGTATCAGGTTGACTCGACCTTTTTTGATCTGTTTTCCTATCAGTTCACCGAAGGTAATCCCAAAACGGCCCTGAACGATCCGCACTCCGTCGTGCTTTCGGACGAGGTTGCCCAAAAACTGTTTGGGAATACAGCCGCCCTCGGCCGCATCATCCGGATCGGTGGCGAGGCTGGTAACGGGGAAGAATTCAAGGTAACGGGTGTTTACCGGAATGCAGCCGCTCACTCGCACATCGACGCCCGCTTCTTTCTGCCGCTATCTGCCGGGGGCATCGGTAGCTTCCTGCGCGAAGGACGACTGGACTTCGCCAATAACAACATGTTTCTGACCTACCTGCGGCTGCAGCCCGTGGGCGGTAAACCCGCCGACCCGAAGCCGTTAGCGGAAAAATTTCCGGCGTTCATCGAAAAATACGCCCGGGCCGACCTGAAATCGGTTGGCTTCGACCGGCAGCTGTTTCTGGTTCCGGTGCCTGATTTACATCTCTACAATGGGTTCCAGTCGGTGGTTACGCCCACCAGCAGCATGATCTATCTGTACATTCTGGGGTCCATCGCGTTGTTTACGTTGCTGATCGCCTGCATCAACTTTATGAACCTGAGTACAGCGCGCTCGGCAAAGCGGGCGGCCGAAGTCGGCGTTCGGAAGGTGATGGGTGCCGAGCAGGGGGCGCTGATTCGCCAGTTCCTGGGCGAGTCGATGGTGCTCACCTTGCTGGCCTTACTGATTGCGCTGGCGTTGGTCGCGATTTGTATGGGCCTGTTTAACCAGCTAACCGGCAAAACTCTGTCGGTGCTGGAGATGTTCGAGCCGCCGATTCTGCTTCTTTTCCTTGGTCTGGCGCTGGCTACAGGGCTCGTGGCGGGCAGCTATCCGGCCTTTTACCTGTCGATGTTCAATCCGGCCCGCGTCCTGAAAGGGGGCGCTCAGGCCGGTGGCGTAACTAACTCGCTGTCGGTAGTGGCCTTACGTCGGGGGTTGGTCGTGTTTCAGTTTATGGTGTCGGTGGCGCTGGTGCTGGCTTCGTTCGTGATTCAGGAGCAGATGCGCTACCTGCGTGAGAAACCGCTGGGTTTTACGCAGGACCAGCAGATAGCCATACCCTTCCGAAGCGCTGAATCACGGAGTGTATATACCGCCTTCCGAAGCGAGATTCTACGGAACAACCAGGTTGTTTCGGCCGCTGGTACACAGTTCTATCCGGGTATTCCCAATTACAGCGATATGGTCTTTCACCGGCCCGACCAGACGGTTGAGCAGGGACACGACATCCGCACGAACCGCGTTGATTTTGACTATCTGCAAACCGTGGGCGTTAAGCTGAAAGAGGGCCGTCTGTTCTCACGGACGTTTCCGGGCGATACCAACAACCGGATTATCGTCAACGAAGCGACCTTAAGTAAGTTTCAGATTGCGGACAACAAAGCCATTGGGCAGCGACTCAACTTTACGTGGCAGGGCGAAACTACACCGTTTGAGATTGTCGGGGTAGTGAAAGACTTTCATTTCGAAGACTTGCACAAGCGTATTGAGCCGTTCGCATTTATGCTGAATCCGCGCCCTAACTTCAACTACATTATCGTGCACGTGAATGCAGCCGATATGCAGCCTGTGCTGGCTTTTCTGGAACAGAAATGGAAATCGGTCAGCCCCGACGAACCGTTCGAGTTTACGTTCCTAAACGAAGATTTCCAGAAGAACTACCAGGCTGAAGTCCAGACCTCGCAGATTGTCCGCACGTTCACGATCATCTCTATCCTGATTTCGTGTCTGGGGCTATTCGGCCTGGCCGCCTTTGCCGCCCAGCAGCGCACTAAGGAGATTGGCGTTCGGAAAGTGCTGGGGGCTAGCGTGGGCAATATCGTGATGCTGCTGTCGAACGATTTTCTCAAACTGGTTCTGATTGCCATTCTGATTGCCTCACCCCTGGCCTGGTATGCCATGAACCGTTGGTTACAGGAGTTTGCCTACCGCATCGACATTCCGTGGTGGGTGTTCGTGATCGCGGGTGGGCTGGCGATTCTGATTGCCTTCCTTACGGTATCGTTCCAAAGTATCCGAGCCGCCCGAATGGACCCGGTGAAATCGCTTCGGGCTGAATAG
- a CDS encoding ABC transporter permease, with the protein MVRNYIKIAWRNLVRNRAFSAINIAGLALGLATCLLISLYVLDELSYDRFNEKADRIVRVVFRGATEGGKINEAHVMPPTAQTLLADYPEVQTATRLRPGGLPLVTIGENRFNEEKMAYADSTLFQVFTLPLLRGDPKTALAQPNTIVLTQTIARKYFGDADPMGKLLNLKGWNTACKVTGVLADIPANSHFHYDLFVSMASLPDASAPSWMTSEYFTYLVLPEGYDYKQLEAKLPQVVEKYMAPQLQKAFGMSLAQFRQKGNHLGLFLQPLTDIHLRSDFAFDLGTPGDIRYVYLFGAVALFMLLIACINFMNLSTAGASKRAREVGIRKVLGSERLALTSQFLIESTLLTAIALLLAVGLVYLALPLFNDLAGKNLTLNFGAQPWLLPVLLLFGLLVGLLAGSYPAFVLSSFRPVSVLKGKFTWSSNSGRSGISLRSGLVVFQFFISITLMVGAAVVYQQLSYIQNKKLGYDKEQVLILPETGALGQKEAVFKELLRQDRRAVSVSMSGYLPAGPSQNNNFFVYPEANTSQIVKTLRYDVDYDYIPTLGIRMAAGRNFSEAYGTDSTGVIINETAAKTFGWKGGALNHILTNVDNEGRGKTYRVIGVVRDFHFKSLHERITPLVMVLSRSSGTLIAKVRTRDIADLLATLKQQWSELGVERPFVYSFLDDRFRETYLSEQKIGRVLGIFAGLTIFVACLGLFGLATFTAEQRTKEIGVRKVLGASVTSIVALLSTDFLKLVLIAILIASPIAWYAMNWWLQDFAYRIAIPWWVFVTAGALAVGIALLTVSFQSIKAALTNPVKSLRTE; encoded by the coding sequence ATGGTACGGAATTACATTAAAATTGCCTGGCGGAATCTGGTTCGTAACCGCGCCTTTTCGGCGATCAATATTGCCGGGTTAGCACTTGGTCTGGCTACGTGTCTGCTGATTAGCCTCTATGTGCTCGACGAACTAAGCTACGACCGCTTTAACGAGAAGGCCGACCGGATCGTGCGGGTCGTGTTTCGGGGCGCTACGGAAGGCGGAAAGATCAACGAAGCGCACGTAATGCCGCCCACGGCGCAGACACTGCTGGCCGACTACCCGGAAGTGCAGACCGCTACCCGCCTGCGGCCCGGCGGTTTGCCCCTCGTTACGATCGGGGAGAATCGGTTCAACGAAGAGAAGATGGCGTATGCCGACTCGACGCTGTTTCAGGTATTTACGCTTCCACTGCTCCGGGGCGACCCGAAAACCGCGCTGGCTCAGCCCAATACCATCGTCCTGACGCAGACGATCGCCCGGAAGTATTTCGGCGATGCCGACCCGATGGGTAAACTGCTGAACCTGAAAGGTTGGAATACGGCCTGTAAAGTTACCGGCGTACTGGCCGACATACCGGCTAATTCACATTTTCACTACGACCTCTTTGTGTCGATGGCCAGTCTGCCCGATGCCAGCGCACCTTCCTGGATGACCTCCGAATACTTTACGTATCTGGTGCTGCCGGAAGGATATGACTATAAGCAATTGGAAGCCAAACTGCCGCAGGTTGTCGAAAAGTATATGGCTCCCCAACTGCAGAAAGCCTTCGGTATGAGCCTGGCCCAATTTCGCCAGAAGGGTAACCACCTTGGTCTGTTTCTGCAACCACTGACGGACATTCACCTGCGTTCAGATTTTGCGTTTGATCTGGGAACACCGGGCGATATTCGTTACGTCTATCTTTTCGGGGCGGTCGCCTTGTTTATGCTGCTGATTGCCTGTATCAACTTCATGAACCTGTCAACGGCCGGAGCCTCGAAGCGGGCCCGGGAGGTCGGCATCCGGAAGGTGCTGGGGTCAGAGCGTCTGGCGTTGACCAGCCAGTTCCTGATTGAATCAACGCTGCTGACGGCTATAGCGCTTCTGCTGGCCGTCGGGCTGGTTTATCTGGCCCTGCCCCTGTTCAACGACCTCGCCGGAAAGAATCTGACCTTGAATTTTGGGGCTCAGCCCTGGCTGTTGCCAGTTCTGTTGCTGTTTGGCTTGCTGGTCGGGCTTCTGGCGGGGAGTTATCCGGCTTTTGTGCTGTCGTCGTTCCGGCCGGTCTCTGTCCTGAAAGGTAAGTTTACCTGGAGCAGCAACTCCGGTCGGTCGGGTATCAGCTTACGCAGCGGTCTGGTGGTGTTTCAGTTTTTTATCTCCATTACGCTGATGGTCGGGGCGGCAGTCGTTTACCAGCAGCTCAGCTACATCCAGAACAAGAAATTAGGGTACGACAAAGAACAGGTCCTGATCCTGCCTGAAACAGGGGCCCTGGGTCAGAAAGAAGCGGTATTCAAGGAACTGTTACGGCAAGATCGCCGGGCGGTGAGCGTAAGTATGTCCGGCTATCTGCCAGCCGGCCCCTCGCAGAATAACAACTTCTTTGTTTATCCCGAAGCCAACACCAGCCAGATCGTTAAAACACTCCGCTACGATGTGGATTACGACTACATTCCAACCCTGGGCATCCGGATGGCCGCCGGCCGCAATTTCTCCGAAGCCTACGGCACCGATTCAACGGGGGTAATTATCAATGAGACGGCGGCAAAGACATTTGGCTGGAAGGGCGGTGCCCTTAACCACATACTGACGAACGTCGATAATGAAGGACGCGGCAAAACTTACCGCGTCATTGGCGTAGTCCGGGACTTTCACTTTAAATCCCTGCACGAGCGAATTACCCCGCTTGTGATGGTCCTGAGCCGATCGTCGGGTACGCTGATCGCTAAAGTTAGAACCAGGGACATCGCTGACTTACTAGCCACCCTGAAACAGCAATGGTCTGAGCTTGGGGTTGAACGGCCCTTCGTTTATTCGTTCCTCGACGACCGGTTCCGGGAAACGTACCTGTCGGAGCAGAAAATCGGGCGTGTCCTGGGCATTTTCGCCGGACTAACCATTTTCGTGGCCTGTCTGGGACTGTTTGGTCTGGCGACGTTCACGGCCGAACAGCGCACCAAGGAGATTGGCGTCCGGAAGGTGCTGGGCGCCAGCGTAACCAGCATCGTGGCCCTGCTCTCCACCGATTTTCTGAAGCTGGTGCTGATCGCCATTCTGATTGCTTCGCCCATTGCCTGGTACGCTATGAATTGGTGGCTACAGGACTTCGCCTATCGTATCGCCATTCCGTGGTGGGTATTCGTCACGGCCGGGGCACTGGCAGTCGGCATCGCCCTGCTGACGGTGAGTTTCCAGAGCATAAAAGCAGCTCTGACGAACCCCGTGAAATCGCTGCGAACGGAATAG
- a CDS encoding ABC transporter permease → MLRNYFKIAWRNVVRNKTFSAINILGLALGIAACVLILQYVSFELSYDDFHEKGDRIYRVRQDRYNEGKLSTQWAAGAHAAGSSFKAAFGEVEDYVKVITRSPVVVDYGEKSLKVEKVYVASESFFRIFSYPMVAGNPATALSEPNTVALSESIARKLFGSENPIGKTIQQNRKKAVKVTGVFKDFPANSHLKADYVIPYLTFKNDVGPDNNPDNAWQWDGAMSYLLLRPGTDPKALEAKFPALVDKLAGEEHRKYRSAAIYLLQPLKDIHLYSHLMMEAEPNGDGNTVYLLLSIAFFIVVIAWVNYINLATARAINRAKEVGVRKAVGSLRTQLISQFMTESVLLNGLAVGLALVAVAVGLPTFNELSGQQLTLSLFLNKTFWLALVALFGVGAFLSGLYPAFVLSSFRPVAVLKGKVSASRQGTALRKGLVVFQFAASLFLLVGTLAVFRQIQFMRQQSLGIDIDQILVVNPPIVRNDSTYMRQLAAFKDELLRQPGIRQIAASSVVPGQASDWNAGGIRLKGMDESKGKQYRVIGVDYDFLKTFDLKLLAGRNFAKSFGSDPKAVIFNKMAVQQLGFDQPAQAIGKQIDFWGETFTIVGVTDNFHQQSLRDAYEPLILRLMPDVRGFFSVKLAAGQYTRTIASIRDEWNQFFPGNPFEYAFLDERFNEQYRADQRFGQVFGLFTAMAILVACLGLFGLATFTTAQRTKEIGVRKVLGASVAEIVQMLYREFALLVLIAFVVATPLAWYAVHQWLQSYAFRADLHWALFVVPFVLVLFIALLTVSFQSMKAALMNPVNSLRTE, encoded by the coding sequence ATGCTGCGGAACTACTTCAAAATTGCCTGGCGGAACGTTGTCCGCAATAAAACGTTTTCGGCCATCAACATCCTGGGGCTGGCGCTTGGCATTGCGGCCTGTGTGCTCATTCTGCAATACGTATCGTTTGAGCTGAGCTATGATGACTTTCACGAGAAAGGCGACCGGATCTACCGGGTCCGGCAGGATCGCTACAATGAGGGCAAGCTAAGCACCCAATGGGCGGCCGGAGCCCATGCCGCCGGTAGCTCGTTCAAGGCTGCGTTTGGCGAGGTCGAAGATTACGTTAAAGTCATCACCCGGTCGCCGGTGGTGGTGGACTACGGCGAAAAAAGCCTGAAAGTCGAAAAGGTGTATGTAGCCAGCGAGTCTTTCTTCCGCATCTTCTCCTACCCGATGGTAGCGGGCAATCCGGCCACGGCGCTATCGGAGCCGAATACGGTCGCCCTGTCCGAATCCATTGCCCGCAAGCTGTTTGGCAGCGAAAATCCGATTGGTAAAACCATTCAACAGAACCGAAAAAAGGCGGTTAAGGTAACGGGTGTTTTCAAAGATTTTCCGGCCAACTCGCATCTGAAGGCCGATTACGTCATTCCGTATCTTACGTTTAAAAACGATGTCGGCCCGGATAATAACCCCGATAATGCCTGGCAGTGGGATGGGGCCATGTCTTACTTACTGCTGCGGCCCGGTACCGACCCGAAAGCCCTCGAAGCCAAGTTCCCGGCCCTGGTCGATAAGCTGGCGGGTGAGGAACACCGTAAATACCGGTCGGCGGCCATTTACCTGCTTCAGCCGCTCAAAGATATTCATCTGTACTCGCACCTGATGATGGAAGCCGAGCCCAACGGCGACGGCAATACGGTGTATCTGCTGCTGAGTATTGCCTTTTTCATCGTTGTCATTGCCTGGGTTAATTATATCAATCTGGCCACGGCGCGGGCTATCAACCGGGCTAAAGAAGTGGGCGTCCGGAAAGCCGTTGGGTCGCTGCGGACGCAGCTCATCAGCCAGTTCATGACCGAGTCGGTGCTGCTCAATGGCCTGGCGGTGGGCCTGGCGCTGGTAGCCGTTGCCGTGGGTCTGCCAACCTTCAATGAGCTATCGGGGCAGCAGTTAACGCTTTCGTTATTCCTGAACAAGACCTTCTGGCTGGCGCTGGTGGCCTTGTTTGGCGTGGGCGCGTTTCTGTCAGGCTTGTACCCGGCTTTTGTGCTGTCGTCGTTCCGGCCGGTAGCGGTGCTGAAAGGCAAGGTTAGTGCGTCAAGACAGGGCACGGCACTGCGAAAAGGGCTGGTCGTGTTTCAGTTTGCAGCCTCCCTGTTTCTGCTGGTTGGTACGCTGGCCGTATTCCGGCAGATTCAGTTTATGCGGCAGCAGAGCCTGGGTATTGACATTGATCAGATACTGGTTGTTAATCCGCCCATTGTCCGGAATGACTCGACCTATATGCGGCAACTGGCGGCTTTCAAGGACGAATTGCTGCGGCAGCCCGGCATTCGCCAGATCGCGGCTTCCTCGGTCGTGCCGGGACAGGCATCGGACTGGAACGCGGGTGGTATCCGACTGAAGGGGATGGACGAAAGTAAGGGAAAGCAATACCGCGTTATTGGCGTCGATTATGACTTTCTGAAAACCTTTGACCTCAAATTACTGGCCGGGCGAAACTTCGCCAAAAGCTTCGGCAGCGATCCCAAGGCCGTTATCTTCAACAAAATGGCCGTTCAGCAACTGGGCTTCGATCAACCGGCGCAGGCTATTGGCAAGCAGATTGATTTCTGGGGCGAAACCTTCACCATCGTTGGCGTAACCGACAATTTCCACCAGCAATCGCTGCGGGACGCCTACGAGCCGCTTATTCTCCGACTGATGCCGGACGTACGCGGTTTCTTTTCGGTCAAGCTGGCGGCTGGCCAGTACACCCGTACCATTGCGTCCATCCGCGACGAGTGGAACCAGTTTTTCCCCGGTAATCCGTTTGAGTACGCGTTCCTGGACGAACGGTTCAATGAGCAGTACCGCGCCGATCAGCGGTTTGGACAGGTGTTTGGCCTGTTTACGGCGATGGCGATTCTCGTGGCCTGTCTGGGGCTATTTGGACTGGCCACGTTCACGACGGCCCAACGGACCAAGGAGATTGGCGTCCGGAAAGTTTTGGGCGCATCGGTCGCAGAAATTGTGCAGATGCTCTACCGTGAGTTTGCCCTGCTGGTTTTGATTGCGTTCGTTGTGGCAACGCCTTTGGCCTGGTACGCCGTTCACCAATGGCTCCAGAGCTATGCCTTCCGCGCAGACCTGCACTGGGCGCTGTTTGTCGTGCCGTTTGTGCTGGTGTTATTCATTGCCCTTCTGACCGTGAGCTTTCAGAGTATGAAAGCGGCCCTGATGAACCCGGTCAACAGTTTGCGGACCGAATAA
- a CDS encoding ABC transporter permease, with product MLRNYLKIAWRNIAKSKTFSFINVLGLALGMTCSLLILLWVQDERNIDRFHANGARMYQVFENQQWTGNELSTTSATPGPMAAALTAEVPEIDKAVHLTWEEEHLLAVGEKAYKEKGRFTSPDLFQIFSFPLAYGQPKTAITGPTSIVISEKVARKLFGRTDVMGRLIRVDDKENRQITGVVRDIPETSSLKFDFLLPVGPFIKKNEWLKSWENNGIRTFAMLHPNADVNRVNARILNMVHQHDKKVTTITTFLFPYEDVYLYSKFTNGKPDGGRIEYVRLFTIVAIFILIIACINFMNLATARSAKRAKEVGIRKVVGAERSFLIGQFMGEAVLTAGMSLLFAVVLVQLLLPVFNRLTEKQIAIQYSNPVYWLTLLGLALITGILSGSYPALFLSSLQPVTVLKGTLRFRSGAVLFRQGLVVFQFALSLLLIIGTLIAGRQVDYIRTKNLGLDRENVVYVPLEGDLTKHFDVFRQELLQSPGIQAVSSSNSDPLAIGSSTIGVEWTGKDPADKTLFTQMAVSYDFINTMKVKLLDGRDFSKEFVTDSTNYLVNEEAARRMGMKQPVGQPLKFWGKSGKIIGLMKNFHLNSLRVAIEPLILRLDTTNNNTMLVRAQPGQTEQALASMQRLAKQYNPAYPFDYQFADDSFEKQYQSETLVGRLTNYFAVLAIFIACLGLFGLAMFTAEQRTKEIGVRKVLGASITSIVSLLSRDFLRLVLIAILIATPIAWYTMSRWLQDFVYRIDIEWWMFALAGFLSIAIALLTVSFQSIKAALMDPVKSLRTE from the coding sequence ATGCTGCGCAACTATCTGAAGATTGCCTGGAGAAATATTGCCAAGAGCAAAACCTTTTCCTTCATCAATGTACTCGGCCTGGCCCTGGGCATGACGTGCAGCCTGCTGATTCTGTTGTGGGTGCAGGACGAGCGGAACATCGATCGCTTTCACGCCAACGGCGCGCGCATGTATCAGGTGTTTGAAAACCAGCAGTGGACCGGCAACGAGCTAAGTACAACCTCTGCCACGCCCGGTCCAATGGCTGCCGCGCTGACCGCCGAAGTGCCGGAGATAGACAAAGCCGTTCACCTCACCTGGGAAGAGGAGCACCTGCTGGCCGTAGGTGAGAAGGCTTATAAAGAAAAAGGACGATTCACCAGCCCGGACCTGTTTCAGATTTTTTCGTTTCCGCTGGCTTATGGTCAGCCGAAAACGGCCATCACCGGTCCTACGTCAATTGTCATCTCCGAAAAAGTAGCTCGCAAGCTCTTCGGCCGAACAGACGTCATGGGTCGGCTGATTCGGGTGGATGACAAAGAAAACCGGCAGATAACGGGCGTCGTGCGCGATATTCCCGAAACCTCATCGCTGAAGTTTGATTTTCTCCTGCCGGTAGGGCCTTTTATCAAAAAGAACGAATGGCTGAAGAGCTGGGAAAACAACGGCATCCGGACCTTCGCCATGCTGCACCCGAACGCCGACGTAAACCGCGTCAACGCCAGAATTCTGAATATGGTCCATCAGCACGATAAGAAGGTGACGACCATCACCACCTTCCTGTTTCCGTATGAGGACGTGTATCTCTACTCCAAGTTTACCAACGGTAAGCCCGATGGCGGACGGATTGAGTACGTACGGCTATTTACGATCGTTGCTATTTTCATACTCATTATTGCCTGCATCAATTTCATGAATCTGGCTACGGCCCGATCGGCCAAGCGGGCTAAGGAGGTCGGCATCCGGAAAGTCGTTGGTGCTGAGCGGTCGTTCCTGATCGGGCAGTTTATGGGCGAAGCGGTGCTGACGGCCGGCATGTCGCTGCTGTTCGCGGTTGTGCTGGTTCAGCTTTTGCTACCGGTTTTTAACCGGCTGACCGAGAAACAGATTGCCATTCAGTACAGCAACCCGGTTTACTGGCTGACCTTGCTGGGCCTGGCGCTGATTACGGGGATTCTGTCGGGCAGTTACCCGGCTTTATTTCTGTCGTCGCTCCAGCCGGTAACGGTGCTGAAAGGAACGCTGCGGTTCAGGTCCGGAGCAGTGCTGTTCCGGCAGGGTCTGGTGGTGTTTCAGTTCGCCCTGTCGCTGCTGCTTATCATCGGAACCCTGATTGCTGGGCGACAGGTTGACTATATCCGCACCAAGAACCTGGGCCTCGACCGGGAGAATGTGGTGTATGTGCCGCTGGAAGGCGACCTGACCAAACACTTCGACGTGTTCCGGCAGGAACTGCTGCAATCGCCGGGCATTCAGGCTGTGTCGTCGTCTAACTCCGATCCGCTGGCCATTGGCAGTTCCACGATTGGCGTTGAATGGACGGGAAAAGATCCGGCCGATAAGACGCTGTTTACCCAGATGGCGGTTAGCTACGACTTCATTAATACGATGAAAGTCAAACTGCTGGATGGCCGCGACTTTTCGAAGGAGTTTGTGACCGACAGTACCAATTACCTCGTCAACGAAGAAGCTGCCCGGCGGATGGGCATGAAACAGCCTGTTGGCCAGCCGCTGAAGTTCTGGGGAAAATCGGGTAAAATCATCGGTCTGATGAAGAATTTCCACCTGAACTCATTACGCGTGGCGATCGAGCCACTGATACTGCGGCTGGATACGACCAATAATAACACGATGCTGGTGCGGGCACAGCCCGGTCAGACCGAGCAGGCGCTGGCAAGTATGCAGCGGCTGGCGAAGCAGTACAATCCGGCCTATCCGTTCGACTACCAGTTTGCCGACGACAGTTTTGAAAAGCAGTATCAGAGCGAAACCCTGGTTGGGCGATTGACCAATTATTTCGCGGTTCTGGCCATCTTCATCGCCTGTCTGGGTCTGTTCGGGCTGGCGATGTTTACCGCTGAGCAGCGGACCAAGGAGATTGGCGTGCGGAAAGTGCTGGGCGCATCGATAACGAGCATTGTCAGCCTGCTCAGCAGGGACTTTCTCCGCCTGGTGCTGATTGCCATCCTGATTGCTACTCCGATTGCCTGGTACACCATGAGCCGCTGGCTCCAGGACTTTGTGTACCGCATCGATATTGAATGGTGGATGTTCGCCCTGGCGGGCTTTTTATCTATTGCCATTGCTTTACTGACGGTGAGTTTTCAAAGCATAAAAGCCGCCCTGATGGACCCCGTGAAGAGCCTGCGTACGGAATAA
- a CDS encoding DUF4097 family beta strand repeat-containing protein encodes MITHKLLTAGCLLLAMSWITPLAAQNDTKEQLVVPLSKPNDPGFMEVHLVNGSIRVVGYSGKDVVIDAVSRQSKKEDRTEASANGMRRISTGSGMDIKAEERDNRIKVNSDSWKRPVDLTIKVPQRFTLKLGTVNQGDIVVDNVNGKLEVSNVNGTITLTNVSGSAVANTVNGNLIATFKSINTGEPMAFSTLNGNVDVTYPSNLKASVKLKSDQGDIYSDFEIDVDKNQPKTSRSGQSGMYRVTVEDWVCGKINGGGPEIMMKNMHGNIFVRKAK; translated from the coding sequence ATGATTACCCATAAGCTATTAACCGCCGGTTGCCTGCTGCTGGCCATGAGCTGGATTACGCCACTGGCCGCTCAAAATGACACGAAAGAACAGCTGGTTGTGCCGCTGAGTAAACCCAATGATCCCGGTTTCATGGAAGTCCATCTGGTCAACGGTTCCATTCGCGTGGTTGGCTATTCGGGCAAAGACGTAGTGATTGACGCCGTATCGCGCCAAAGCAAGAAGGAAGACCGAACCGAAGCCAGTGCCAACGGCATGCGCCGGATTTCGACCGGGAGCGGCATGGACATCAAAGCCGAAGAACGCGACAATCGGATTAAGGTAAATTCCGATTCCTGGAAACGCCCCGTCGATCTGACCATCAAGGTGCCGCAGCGGTTTACGCTCAAGCTGGGTACGGTTAACCAGGGAGATATTGTGGTTGATAATGTGAATGGCAAACTGGAGGTGAGCAACGTCAACGGGACCATTACCCTCACCAACGTATCGGGTTCGGCTGTTGCCAACACCGTCAACGGAAACCTGATCGCTACGTTCAAAAGCATTAATACCGGTGAGCCCATGGCGTTTTCGACGCTGAATGGCAATGTTGACGTAACGTATCCATCCAACCTAAAGGCATCCGTAAAGCTGAAATCGGATCAGGGCGATATCTACAGTGATTTCGAGATTGATGTGGATAAAAACCAGCCCAAAACGAGTCGTTCCGGCCAGTCGGGTATGTACCGGGTAACGGTAGAGGATTGGGTGTGTGGCAAAATCAACGGTGGTGGCCCGGAGATCATGATGAAAAACATGCACGGCAACATCTTCGTCCGGAAAGCTAAATAA